In Eleutherodactylus coqui strain aEleCoq1 chromosome 11, aEleCoq1.hap1, whole genome shotgun sequence, a single window of DNA contains:
- the LOC136581761 gene encoding protein kinase C theta type-like: protein MASNGHEKRKREEKSVSGLTNIKKKRSGENNIITEHEEPTAGTSQDPGPSDSGFHISRFTRLQTLGKGGFGEVVLASFPGRNIFTAIKIVNRGSGADMILRERRILLKAQDCPFICHLYATQQSANKAYFIMEYLSGGSLRAMIRMCGRLDISSVRFYTAEIVCGLQFLHQHNIVHRDIKLDNIMVDRDGHIRLIDLGLAQDGVTSSNKICGRTGTVKYMAPEVLLEKEYDTAVDWWSLGIVVSRMAAGQSPFYHGSKKEKVIESITTEQPKFSSWLDANLKHLLERLLRKNPEKRLGVCKNIRGHPFFTTIDWEELELKRSRPPFKPFRRLLENKNLQWPEDGTPLHPVDGFDFTSPSWTRQEDDEKNPIVNEATSIWLSPCRLSPEPTTLLL, encoded by the exons atggcgtccaatggacatGAGAAGCgcaagagagaagagaagagcgTGAGCGGACTCACGAATATAAAGAAGAAGAGGAGCGGAGAGAATAACATAATAACAGAGCATGAGGAGCCAACagcgggcaccagccaggaccccgGGCCATCAGACTCCGGATTTCACATCAGTCGCTTCACCCGCCTACAGACATTGGGTAAAGGAGGcttcggagag GTGGTCCTGGCCTCATTCCCTGGCAGAAACATTTTCACAGCCATCAAGATTGTGAACAGAGGAAGCGGAGCAGATATGATATTGAGAGAGCGacggatactcctgaaggcccaagactgccccttcatatGCCATCTATATGCCACACAGCAGTCTGCCAACAAAGCCTACTTCATCATGGAGTATCTGTCTGGAGGAAGCCTGAGGGCaatgatcaggatgtgcggccGCCTGGACATCAGcagtgtgag attctacacagcggagattgtatgcggcctccagtttctgcaccaaCACAACATCGTCCACCG agacataaagctggacaaCATCATGGTGGAcagagatggacacatccgcctgatcgacctggggctggcccaagacggagtCACCTCGTCTAATAAGATTTGTGGAAGGACGGGCACAGTTAAATAtatggccccagaagtgcttcttgaaAAGGAGTATGACACAGCAgtggactggtggagcctggggattgttGTATCcaggatggcggcaggacagtcccctttctaccatGGCTCCAAGAAGGAAAAGGTCATCGAATCCATCACCACAGAGCAGCCAAAATTTTCATCTTGGCTTGATGCCAACTTAAAACATCTTCTTGAGAGACTGCTGCGCAAGAATcctgagaagaggctgggtgtctgCAAGAATATCCGAGGTCACCCTTTCTTTaccaccatagattgggaggaaCTGGAATTGAAAAGATCACGGCCGCCATTCAAGCCATTCAGGAGACTTTTGGAGAATAAAAACCTGCAGTGGCCGGAGGATGGGACACCCCTTCACCCCGTGGACGGATTCGATttcacttcaccaagctggacccg acaggAG gatgacgagaagaatccgataGTGAATGAAGCCACAAGCATCTG GCTCAGCCCGTGCCGACTGTCTCCAGAAcccacgactctgctgctgtag